The following are encoded together in the Streptomyces sp. NBC_00341 genome:
- a CDS encoding carbon-nitrogen hydrolase family protein, whose product MPPLRTALLQSSGTPGSVARNTEALDDAARRAAADGARLLVCPEMFLTGYAIGDDVPRLAEAADGPAAQAVARIAARHRIAVHYGYPERDGDTLYNAAQLIGPDGTPLANYRKTHLFGGFEQRWFTPGEQPVVQAELDGVRLGLMICYDVEFPENVRAHALAGTDLLLVPTAQMHPFQFVAESLVPVRAFENQLYIAYVNRTGPEGEFEFVGLSCLAGPDGTVRTRAGRGEELVLADVDPALLTASRAANPYLADRRPGLYGSLV is encoded by the coding sequence ATGCCGCCGTTGCGCACCGCCCTGCTCCAGAGCTCCGGAACTCCGGGCTCGGTGGCCCGGAACACCGAGGCGCTCGACGACGCCGCACGGCGCGCCGCCGCAGACGGGGCACGGCTGCTCGTCTGCCCCGAGATGTTCCTGACCGGGTACGCGATCGGGGACGACGTGCCCCGGCTGGCCGAGGCCGCCGACGGGCCCGCCGCGCAGGCCGTCGCCCGGATCGCCGCACGGCACCGGATCGCCGTCCACTACGGCTACCCGGAGCGGGACGGCGACACCCTGTACAACGCCGCCCAGCTCATCGGCCCGGACGGCACCCCGCTCGCGAACTACCGCAAGACCCACCTCTTCGGCGGCTTCGAGCAGCGCTGGTTCACCCCCGGTGAGCAGCCGGTCGTCCAGGCGGAGCTGGACGGCGTCCGCCTCGGGCTCATGATCTGCTACGACGTCGAGTTCCCGGAGAACGTCCGGGCGCACGCGCTGGCCGGCACCGATCTGCTGCTGGTGCCGACCGCCCAGATGCACCCCTTCCAGTTCGTCGCGGAGTCCCTCGTCCCCGTCCGTGCCTTCGAGAACCAGCTGTACATCGCCTACGTCAACCGGACCGGCCCGGAAGGCGAGTTCGAGTTCGTCGGGCTGAGCTGCCTCGCCGGTCCCGACGGCACGGTCCGCACCCGGGCCGGACGCGGCGAGGAGCTCGTACTCGCGGACGTGGACCCGGCCCTGCTGACCGCGTCCAGGGCCGCCAACCCGTATCTGGCCGACCGCCGCCCCGGCCTGTACGGCTCCCTCGTCTGA
- a CDS encoding Lrp/AsnC family transcriptional regulator, with protein MRLNDLDERIVHALAEDARRSYADIGSIIGLSAPAVKRRVDRLRAEGAITGFTVRVDPAALGWETEGFIEIYCSRNTSPESIKDGLARYPEVASASTVTGDADAIVQVFAADMRHFEQVLERIAGEPYVERTKSVLVLSPLVRRYSSGAPG; from the coding sequence GTGCGACTGAACGACCTCGACGAACGCATCGTCCACGCCCTCGCCGAAGACGCCCGCCGTTCCTACGCCGACATCGGCTCCATCATCGGACTGTCCGCGCCCGCCGTGAAGCGCCGGGTGGACCGGCTGCGCGCCGAGGGCGCGATCACGGGGTTCACCGTGCGGGTGGACCCGGCGGCGCTCGGCTGGGAGACCGAGGGGTTCATCGAGATCTACTGCAGCCGCAACACCTCGCCGGAGTCGATCAAGGACGGCCTCGCCCGGTATCCGGAGGTCGCGTCGGCGTCCACGGTGACCGGGGACGCCGACGCGATCGTCCAGGTGTTCGCGGCCGATATGCGCCACTTCGAGCAGGTGCTGGAGCGGATCGCGGGCGAGCCCTACGTGGAGCGGACGAAGTCCGTACTGGTGCTCTCACCGCTGGTGCGGCGGTACTCGTCGGGGGCGCCGGGGTAG
- a CDS encoding aldehyde dehydrogenase family protein, translating to MSFFTDLAHQYIDGEWRPGKGSWDIIDFNPFDGEKLASITVATADEVDQAYRAAETAQQAWADTNAYARRAVLEKALRIVEDREAEIGDAIVAELGGTRLKAAFELHLAKEFLRESIQLALRSTGQILPSPTEGKENRVYRVPAGVVGVISPFNFPFLLSLKSVAPALALGNAVVLKPHQNTPICGGTLVAKVFEDAGLPAGLLNVVVTDIAEIGDALLEHPVPQVISFTGSDKVGRHVATVCAANLKRSVLELGGNSALIVLDDADVDYAVDAAVFSRYVHQGQVCMAANRILVDRSVEREFTEKFVAKVASLRVGDPADPATQIGPLINSTQAEAITALVDQTVAAGATALLHGQAVGNLVSPSVLTGLAADSPVLSQEIFGPVALLVPFDGEDEAVRIANDSPYGLSGAVHTGNIERGVRVGQRIRTGMIHINDGTVHDEPIVPFGGEKSSGLGRLNGDSMLDAFTTLKWISVQHGRSQFPF from the coding sequence ATGTCCTTCTTCACTGACCTGGCCCATCAGTACATCGACGGCGAGTGGAGGCCGGGCAAGGGCTCGTGGGACATCATCGACTTCAACCCCTTCGACGGGGAGAAGCTCGCCTCGATCACGGTCGCCACGGCCGACGAGGTGGACCAGGCCTACCGGGCGGCCGAGACGGCTCAGCAGGCGTGGGCCGACACCAACGCCTACGCCCGGCGGGCCGTACTGGAGAAGGCGCTGCGGATCGTCGAGGACCGCGAGGCCGAGATCGGTGACGCGATCGTCGCGGAGCTGGGCGGCACCCGCCTCAAGGCCGCATTCGAGCTGCACCTGGCCAAGGAGTTCCTGCGCGAGTCGATCCAGCTCGCGCTGCGGTCCACCGGACAGATACTGCCCTCACCGACCGAGGGCAAGGAGAACCGGGTCTACCGCGTGCCCGCCGGAGTCGTCGGTGTCATCAGCCCGTTCAACTTCCCCTTCCTGCTGTCGCTGAAGTCGGTCGCCCCCGCCCTGGCGCTCGGCAACGCCGTGGTCCTCAAGCCGCACCAGAACACGCCGATCTGCGGCGGCACCCTGGTGGCCAAGGTGTTCGAGGACGCCGGGCTGCCCGCCGGACTCCTCAACGTGGTGGTCACCGACATCGCGGAGATCGGGGACGCGCTGCTGGAGCACCCCGTACCGCAGGTCATCTCCTTCACCGGCTCCGACAAGGTCGGGCGGCACGTCGCGACCGTGTGCGCCGCCAACCTGAAGCGTTCCGTGCTCGAACTCGGCGGCAACAGCGCGCTCATCGTGCTCGACGACGCCGATGTGGACTACGCGGTCGACGCGGCGGTGTTCAGCCGCTACGTGCACCAGGGCCAGGTCTGCATGGCCGCCAACCGGATTCTCGTCGACCGCTCGGTGGAGCGGGAGTTCACCGAGAAGTTCGTCGCCAAGGTCGCCTCGCTGCGCGTCGGTGACCCGGCCGACCCGGCGACCCAGATCGGCCCGCTGATCAACTCCACCCAGGCCGAGGCGATCACCGCCCTCGTCGACCAGACCGTGGCGGCCGGTGCGACCGCGCTGCTGCACGGGCAGGCCGTCGGCAACCTCGTCAGCCCCTCCGTGCTGACCGGCCTGGCCGCCGACTCCCCGGTGCTCTCGCAGGAGATCTTCGGCCCGGTCGCGCTCCTCGTGCCCTTCGACGGTGAGGACGAGGCCGTCCGGATCGCCAACGACTCCCCGTACGGGCTGAGCGGCGCGGTGCACACCGGCAACATCGAGCGCGGTGTCCGGGTCGGGCAGCGGATCCGCACCGGCATGATCCACATCAACGACGGCACCGTCCACGACGAGCCGATCGTCCCCTTCGGCGGCGAGAAGAGCTCCGGACTCGGGCGGCTGAACGGCGACTCGATGCTCGACGCCTTCACCACCCTGAAGTGGATCTCCGTGCAGCACGGACGCTCCCAGTTCCCGTTCTGA
- a CDS encoding GuaB1 family IMP dehydrogenase-related protein produces MRFLEPGTGRYTESPSVPYDLTYDDVFMVPGRSAVGSRQGVDLSSPDGTGTTIPLVVANMTAIAGRRMAETIARRGGLVVIPQDIPIEVVTEVISWVKTRHLVLDTPIELAPGQTVADALSLLPKRAHGAGVVVDSDRRPVGVVTDHDLTGVDRFTQLSEVMSRDLVLLDADIDPRDAFNKLDGANRKLAPAVDAEGRLVGILTRKAALRATLYTPATDAKGRLRIAAAVGINGDVAGKAKQLLDAGADTLVVDTAHGHQESMINAVRAVRALDPQVPIVAGNIVAAEGVRDLIEAGADVIKVGVGPGAMCTTRMMTGVGRPQFSAVLECAAEAKKYGKHVWADGGVRHPRDVAMALAAGASNVMIGSWFAGTYESPGDLQQSADGRFYKESFGMASARAVKNRTSDESAYDRARKALFEEGISTSRMFLDPTRPGVEDLVDSIIAGVRSSCTYAGAGSLAEFAEKAVVGVQSASGYAEGKPLHSSWS; encoded by the coding sequence ATGCGTTTTCTTGAGCCCGGCACCGGTCGATACACAGAGTCCCCCTCGGTCCCGTACGACCTCACGTACGACGATGTCTTCATGGTCCCGGGCAGGTCGGCGGTCGGATCCCGCCAGGGCGTGGACCTGTCCTCGCCCGACGGCACCGGCACCACCATCCCGCTCGTCGTCGCGAACATGACGGCCATCGCGGGCCGCCGGATGGCCGAGACGATCGCCCGTCGCGGTGGTCTCGTCGTCATTCCGCAGGACATCCCGATCGAGGTCGTCACCGAGGTCATCAGCTGGGTCAAGACGCGCCACCTCGTGCTCGACACCCCCATCGAGCTGGCCCCCGGACAGACCGTCGCCGACGCCCTGTCCCTGCTGCCCAAGCGCGCCCACGGCGCCGGTGTCGTCGTCGACAGCGACCGGCGGCCCGTCGGCGTGGTCACCGACCACGACCTGACCGGCGTCGACCGCTTCACGCAGCTCTCCGAGGTCATGTCCAGGGACCTGGTGCTGCTCGACGCGGACATCGACCCGCGCGACGCGTTCAACAAGCTCGACGGCGCCAACCGCAAGCTCGCCCCCGCGGTCGACGCCGAGGGCCGTCTCGTCGGCATACTCACCCGGAAGGCCGCACTGCGCGCCACTCTCTACACCCCCGCCACCGACGCGAAGGGCAGGCTGCGGATCGCCGCCGCCGTCGGGATCAACGGTGATGTGGCGGGGAAGGCCAAGCAGCTCCTCGACGCCGGAGCCGACACCCTGGTCGTCGACACCGCGCACGGCCACCAGGAGTCCATGATCAACGCGGTCCGCGCGGTGCGGGCACTGGACCCGCAGGTGCCGATCGTCGCGGGCAACATCGTCGCCGCCGAGGGTGTGCGCGACCTCATCGAGGCCGGCGCCGACGTCATCAAGGTCGGTGTCGGACCCGGCGCCATGTGCACCACCCGGATGATGACCGGAGTGGGCCGGCCGCAGTTCTCCGCCGTCCTGGAGTGCGCCGCCGAGGCGAAGAAGTACGGCAAGCACGTCTGGGCCGACGGTGGCGTCCGCCACCCGCGCGACGTCGCCATGGCGCTCGCCGCGGGCGCGTCCAACGTGATGATCGGTTCCTGGTTCGCCGGGACGTACGAGTCGCCCGGCGATCTCCAGCAGTCCGCCGACGGCCGCTTCTACAAGGAGTCCTTCGGCATGGCGTCCGCGCGCGCCGTGAAGAACCGCACCTCCGACGAGTCGGCGTACGACCGGGCCCGCAAGGCGCTCTTCGAGGAGGGCATCTCCACCTCGCGGATGTTCCTGGACCCGACCCGTCCCGGCGTCGAGGACCTGGTCGACTCGATCATCGCGGGCGTCCGCTCCTCCTGCACCTACGCCGGTGCCGGCTCGCTCGCGGAGTTCGCGGAGAAGGCCGTCGTCGGAGTGCAGAGCGCCTCCGGATACGCGGAGGGCAAGCCGCTGCACTCCAGCTGGAGCTGA
- a CDS encoding terpene cyclase, with protein MESELPDIYCPFPQRTNPHVGHVREHLDSWTRNTGLVHRDSARDRFEQADFGAFVGMVYPTADSENLDLVADWFVWLFLVDDQLDDGHLGRSPDRVRSVVEVMRSVVERGARPADEGLPAAVVALVDLWERTVPAAAPQWRRRFTYHLMKYLTTATTWEAGNRADGVVPAEATYIEKRRHTGAIHVCMDLIEIVAGIEAPESIHNDPRFITALEASCNVVCWANDVYSYEKEQVLGEIHNLVHLVRHHRGYGKQESLDHVCAEIATETERFLSAEAELLAAYPQLGWMLEPYLDGMRSWMRGNLDWSRQTPRYNPADVSQYKEPEQYLEATVLGVPQD; from the coding sequence GTGGAGAGCGAACTGCCGGACATCTACTGCCCGTTCCCCCAGCGCACGAACCCGCACGTCGGGCACGTACGGGAACACCTCGACAGCTGGACCCGCAACACCGGTCTGGTGCACCGGGATTCAGCCAGGGACCGCTTCGAGCAGGCCGACTTCGGGGCCTTCGTCGGCATGGTGTACCCGACCGCCGACAGCGAGAATCTGGACCTGGTCGCCGACTGGTTCGTCTGGCTGTTCCTCGTCGACGACCAGCTGGACGACGGACACCTCGGCCGCAGCCCGGACCGGGTGCGCAGCGTGGTGGAGGTGATGCGTTCCGTGGTCGAGCGCGGTGCCAGGCCCGCGGACGAGGGGCTGCCGGCCGCGGTCGTCGCCCTCGTCGACCTGTGGGAACGCACGGTGCCGGCCGCCGCACCCCAGTGGCGGCGCCGGTTCACGTACCACCTGATGAAGTACCTCACGACCGCCACCACCTGGGAGGCCGGGAACAGGGCCGACGGGGTGGTCCCGGCCGAGGCGACGTACATCGAGAAGCGCCGGCACACCGGTGCGATCCACGTCTGCATGGACCTGATAGAGATCGTGGCGGGCATCGAGGCGCCCGAGTCGATCCACAACGACCCCCGGTTCATCACCGCGCTGGAGGCCTCGTGCAACGTCGTGTGCTGGGCCAATGACGTGTATTCGTACGAGAAGGAGCAGGTCCTGGGCGAGATCCACAATCTCGTCCACCTGGTCAGGCACCACCGCGGGTACGGCAAGCAGGAGTCGCTCGACCACGTCTGCGCGGAGATCGCCACCGAGACCGAGCGCTTCCTCTCCGCGGAGGCCGAGCTGCTCGCCGCCTATCCGCAGCTCGGCTGGATGCTGGAGCCGTATCTGGACGGCATGCGGAGCTGGATGCGCGGCAACCTCGACTGGTCCCGGCAGACACCGCGCTACAACCCGGCCGACGTCAGCCAGTACAAGGAGCCGGAGCAGTATCTGGAGGCCACGGTCCTGGGCGTCCCGCAGGACTGA
- a CDS encoding sugar-binding transcriptional regulator: protein MSAGRSALRMGPAELVQAAAMARRFYLEGKSKIQIAEEFGVSRFKVARVLETALERDLVRIEIRVPAELDAERSDALRARYGLRHAVVVESPAEEQDDAADPENLGEVAADLLGELVNEGDVLGLAWGRSTIHMAAALDRLPPCTVVQLTGVYDAGTAERGSVEAVRRAAQVSGGEAHPIYAPMLLPDPATAAALRHQTGIARAFEYFDKVTVAAVSIGSWEPGISTVHDMLSDEEREHYASLGVAAEMSAHLFDSEGRRVGRDLGERCITVEADRLRRIPEVVAIAGGQRKAAAIGAVLRSGLVTSLVTDTAAADYLLTDSAAPRRPALERRDPDGE from the coding sequence ATGTCGGCGGGCCGGTCCGCCCTGCGGATGGGGCCCGCGGAGCTGGTGCAGGCGGCGGCCATGGCCCGCCGCTTCTACCTTGAGGGCAAATCCAAGATCCAGATCGCGGAGGAGTTCGGCGTCAGCCGCTTCAAGGTCGCCAGGGTCCTGGAGACGGCGCTGGAGCGCGACCTCGTACGGATCGAGATCCGGGTCCCCGCAGAGCTGGACGCCGAGCGCTCCGACGCGCTCCGCGCGCGTTACGGGCTGCGCCACGCGGTCGTGGTCGAGTCCCCCGCGGAGGAGCAGGACGACGCCGCCGATCCGGAGAACCTGGGCGAGGTCGCGGCCGATCTGCTCGGCGAACTGGTGAACGAGGGCGATGTGCTCGGGCTGGCCTGGGGCCGGTCCACCATCCACATGGCCGCCGCCCTGGACCGGCTCCCGCCGTGCACGGTCGTGCAGCTCACCGGGGTGTACGACGCGGGCACCGCCGAGCGCGGCTCGGTCGAGGCGGTCCGGCGGGCCGCGCAGGTCTCCGGCGGCGAGGCCCACCCGATCTACGCGCCGATGCTGCTGCCCGACCCGGCCACGGCCGCCGCGCTGCGCCACCAGACGGGGATCGCCCGCGCCTTCGAGTACTTCGACAAGGTGACGGTCGCGGCGGTGTCCATCGGCTCCTGGGAGCCCGGCATCTCCACGGTGCACGACATGCTGTCCGACGAGGAGCGCGAGCACTACGCCTCGCTCGGCGTCGCCGCCGAGATGTCGGCGCACCTCTTCGACTCGGAGGGCCGGCGGGTCGGCCGGGACCTCGGTGAGCGCTGCATCACGGTCGAGGCGGACCGGCTGCGCCGGATCCCCGAGGTGGTGGCGATCGCGGGCGGCCAGCGCAAGGCCGCGGCGATCGGCGCGGTGCTGCGGTCCGGTCTGGTCACCAGCCTGGTGACGGACACCGCGGCGGCCGACTACCTGCTGACCGACTCGGCCGCGCCGCGCAGGCCGGCGCTGGAGCGGCGCGACCCGGACGGCGAGTGA
- the rpe gene encoding ribulose-phosphate 3-epimerase, translating into MAQINPSILSADFARLAEEAQAVEGADWLHVDVMDNHFVPNLTLGVPIVESLSRATDTPLDCHLMIEDADRWAPQYVEAGAGSVTFHVEAAAAPVRLAREIRAKGARASMALKPATPIEPYEDLLPELDMLLIMTVEPGFGGQSFLDIMLPKIRRTRELISRHGLELWLQVDGGVSESTIERCADAGADVFVAGSAVYGAKDPAEAVRALRAKADGATASAPWACGH; encoded by the coding sequence ATGGCCCAGATCAACCCCAGCATTCTCTCCGCCGACTTCGCACGCCTCGCCGAGGAGGCACAGGCCGTCGAAGGCGCCGACTGGCTTCATGTCGACGTCATGGACAACCACTTCGTGCCCAATCTGACCCTCGGTGTGCCGATCGTGGAATCGCTCAGCAGGGCCACGGACACCCCGCTGGACTGCCATCTGATGATCGAGGACGCGGACCGCTGGGCCCCGCAGTACGTCGAGGCGGGCGCGGGTTCCGTCACCTTCCACGTGGAGGCCGCGGCAGCCCCCGTACGGCTGGCGCGGGAGATCCGGGCCAAGGGCGCCCGCGCCTCCATGGCGCTCAAGCCGGCGACGCCCATCGAACCGTACGAGGACCTGCTCCCCGAGCTGGACATGCTGCTGATCATGACGGTCGAGCCGGGCTTCGGGGGCCAGTCCTTCCTGGACATCATGCTGCCGAAGATCCGCCGCACCCGTGAGCTGATCTCCCGGCACGGCCTCGAACTGTGGCTCCAGGTCGACGGCGGAGTCTCCGAGTCCACCATCGAGCGGTGCGCGGACGCCGGCGCCGACGTCTTCGTCGCGGGCTCCGCCGTGTACGGCGCCAAGGACCCGGCCGAGGCGGTGCGGGCGCTGCGCGCGAAGGCCGACGGGGCCACCGCCTCGGCGCCGTGGGCGTGCGGCCACTGA
- a CDS encoding glycosyltransferase family 4 protein, protein MNIAFVLLTHNPSEPAGIERSVASLADGLRELGHHAVIVAAGPATGADGPHLLRLDSLTLPRPIVYDEALNLLADPEPVCREVRGLLREHDVDLVCWVDAVVGLGYLAPAPPGVRTALMVHFLRTDERMLESLAHRPDAVLTVSDFLTDEARRAGLDTEGWLSLPNALPRQGTAPPDDERERLRRGGPVRTLARADPQKGISELLRAFPHDLGRPVDIVLASAGFEFRTGMQDRVIAECRALAASLPDVSILPALPWQEVQPFLAGAAVAVLPSILPETFGNVAAEALSVGTPVVGYGLGHLPTLTGAAGRMLDLVDGPERLWRATAELLDDPDAYHAAARQAPLQVAEHTPARIAEAFLRATGL, encoded by the coding sequence GTGAACATCGCCTTCGTCCTGTTGACGCACAATCCCAGCGAACCTGCCGGGATCGAGCGCAGCGTCGCTTCGCTCGCCGACGGTCTGCGCGAACTGGGCCATCACGCCGTGATCGTGGCAGCCGGTCCGGCCACCGGTGCGGACGGTCCCCACCTCCTGAGGCTCGACAGCCTGACCCTGCCACGGCCGATCGTCTACGACGAGGCACTGAACCTGCTCGCAGATCCGGAACCGGTGTGCCGCGAAGTCCGCGGGCTTCTGCGCGAGCACGACGTGGACCTGGTGTGCTGGGTCGACGCGGTCGTGGGTCTGGGGTACCTCGCACCCGCGCCGCCCGGGGTGCGCACGGCTCTGATGGTCCACTTCCTGCGTACCGACGAACGCATGCTGGAGAGCCTCGCCCACCGCCCGGACGCCGTGCTGACCGTCAGCGACTTCCTGACCGACGAGGCCCGCCGGGCCGGACTCGACACGGAAGGCTGGCTCTCGCTGCCCAACGCCCTGCCCCGGCAGGGCACCGCGCCCCCCGACGACGAGCGTGAACGGCTGCGCCGCGGCGGTCCGGTACGGACGCTGGCCCGCGCCGATCCGCAGAAGGGGATCTCCGAACTCCTGCGTGCTTTTCCCCACGACCTCGGCCGCCCGGTGGACATCGTGCTGGCATCGGCCGGATTCGAGTTCCGGACCGGCATGCAGGACCGGGTGATCGCCGAGTGCCGCGCCCTGGCCGCGTCCCTGCCTGACGTCTCGATCCTCCCCGCCCTGCCCTGGCAGGAGGTCCAGCCCTTCCTGGCGGGCGCCGCCGTCGCCGTGCTGCCCTCGATTCTCCCCGAGACGTTCGGCAACGTGGCCGCGGAAGCACTCTCGGTGGGAACCCCGGTGGTGGGCTACGGACTCGGGCACCTGCCCACGCTCACCGGCGCGGCCGGCCGGATGCTGGATCTCGTCGACGGACCCGAACGTCTGTGGCGGGCCACAGCCGAACTCCTCGACGACCCGGACGCCTACCACGCCGCCGCACGACAGGCGCCCCTCCAGGTCGCAGAACACACCCCCGCGCGGATCGCGGAGGCCTTCCTGAGGGCCACGGGCCTCTGA
- a CDS encoding class I SAM-dependent methyltransferase, protein MPTHTPTAVTPSVTDVLDVRRHPLCGPSDRMPVRYRGPHRLGHAGWLGFTGRLERREEIALVRSATAASHRVLDVGGGTGELTRAVASQLGHCTTVEPHGSRVATLNAHAGDSRTGTVEPVPGHAESLPFPDRSFDAVLAAWVLPYVDDLEQSVREMARVCDIGHPQARIVLIGGAPDNELVGLLNETCVPLSGEPLDHQGFLLATAAEILAPLGFRHFSLHRTEAALHFPETAPEERVHAAAGSLVNLWYEDHPRAPDMRRAIAPALRRHFARRPHAIGDQGVALIARPNPPQE, encoded by the coding sequence TTGCCCACCCACACGCCCACCGCCGTCACTCCGTCCGTCACCGATGTCCTGGATGTGCGCCGCCACCCCCTCTGCGGGCCTTCCGACCGGATGCCGGTCCGCTACCGCGGGCCCCACCGCCTCGGCCACGCAGGCTGGCTGGGTTTCACCGGACGGCTGGAGCGCCGCGAGGAGATCGCCCTCGTCCGCAGTGCCACCGCTGCCAGCCACCGCGTCCTCGACGTCGGTGGGGGAACCGGCGAACTGACCCGGGCGGTCGCGAGCCAACTGGGCCACTGCACCACCGTCGAACCGCACGGCTCCCGGGTCGCCACGCTCAACGCGCACGCCGGCGACAGCCGCACAGGGACGGTCGAGCCCGTCCCCGGGCACGCCGAATCGCTGCCCTTCCCCGACCGGAGCTTCGACGCGGTGCTGGCCGCCTGGGTCCTTCCCTACGTGGACGACCTGGAACAGTCCGTACGCGAGATGGCGCGGGTATGCGACATCGGCCACCCCCAGGCCCGGATCGTGCTGATCGGCGGAGCCCCGGACAACGAACTCGTGGGCCTGCTCAACGAGACCTGCGTACCGCTCTCCGGCGAACCCCTCGACCATCAGGGATTCCTGCTGGCCACCGCCGCTGAAATCCTCGCCCCGCTCGGATTCCGGCACTTCTCGCTGCACCGGACCGAGGCCGCCCTGCACTTCCCTGAGACCGCGCCGGAGGAACGGGTCCACGCCGCCGCCGGATCCCTGGTCAACCTCTGGTACGAGGACCATCCGCGCGCCCCCGACATGCGACGGGCCATCGCCCCCGCGCTACGTCGCCACTTCGCGCGACGCCCCCACGCCATCGGCGATCAGGGCGTCGCGCTGATCGCCCGCCCCAACCCGCCCCAGGAGTAA
- the folE gene encoding GTP cyclohydrolase I, with the protein MTITSHPSTAEAETDPAAIGAPGEPALAQATTHAREMFSALGIDCDTTSTEQTPHRFVTALAEMTRGLRLDPDRHLRVQFPPESTDQGVIAAVDVPFVALCEHHVLPFVGRATVAYLPRPDAHIVGLSKLARLLQEYGARPQVQERLGGQVTDALTRNLDSLGAACLIRSEHACMTQRGAQAHGAVMVTTHLTGRFSADPGLRAQVLALAPTRTGR; encoded by the coding sequence ATGACCATCACGAGCCACCCGAGCACAGCGGAAGCAGAGACGGACCCGGCCGCGATCGGCGCCCCGGGCGAACCTGCCTTGGCGCAGGCCACCACACACGCGAGAGAGATGTTCTCGGCCCTGGGCATCGACTGCGACACCACCTCGACCGAACAGACCCCGCACCGGTTCGTCACGGCTCTGGCCGAGATGACCCGCGGACTCCGCCTCGACCCGGACCGTCATCTGCGGGTCCAGTTCCCGCCCGAGTCCACGGACCAGGGAGTCATCGCCGCCGTCGACGTCCCCTTCGTCGCCCTGTGCGAGCACCACGTCCTGCCGTTCGTGGGCCGGGCGACCGTCGCCTATCTCCCCCGGCCCGACGCCCACATCGTCGGCCTGTCCAAGCTCGCCCGGCTGCTCCAGGAGTACGGCGCGCGCCCCCAGGTGCAGGAACGGCTGGGCGGTCAGGTCACCGACGCCCTCACCCGGAATCTGGACTCGCTCGGCGCGGCCTGTCTGATCCGTTCCGAACACGCCTGCATGACCCAACGGGGGGCCCAGGCGCATGGCGCGGTGATGGTCACCACCCACCTGACGGGCCGGTTCAGCGCCGACCCGGGCCTGCGCGCACAGGTCCTCGCTCTGGCACCGACCCGCACCGGACGCTGA
- a CDS encoding 6-carboxytetrahydropterin synthase encodes MGAVHPPELPEGPKAAHSVSVRHNFETAHRIPHLVGKCVNLHGHSWWMEATVTAPLLERGTVVEFGAFKGRVRSWIDTHLDHGAMLGADDPLAGILAEHRSKVFRFGASDPGPAERFAVDLPHPTVEAVAELLARVVGQALLELSAAAGAVVSEVVVSETHVNTAGWRHART; translated from the coding sequence ATGGGCGCGGTACATCCGCCTGAGTTACCCGAAGGCCCGAAGGCGGCCCATTCGGTATCGGTACGGCACAACTTCGAGACCGCGCACCGGATTCCGCATCTGGTCGGCAAATGCGTCAACCTCCATGGGCATTCCTGGTGGATGGAGGCCACCGTCACGGCCCCGCTGCTGGAGCGGGGGACGGTCGTCGAGTTCGGGGCCTTCAAGGGCCGGGTCAGATCCTGGATCGACACCCACCTCGACCACGGGGCCATGCTCGGAGCGGACGACCCCCTCGCAGGCATCCTGGCCGAGCACCGCAGCAAGGTCTTCCGCTTCGGCGCGAGTGACCCCGGCCCGGCGGAGCGCTTCGCGGTAGATCTTCCCCATCCGACCGTCGAGGCGGTGGCCGAACTGCTCGCACGCGTGGTCGGCCAGGCCCTCCTTGAGCTGTCCGCCGCCGCCGGCGCCGTCGTCAGCGAGGTCGTCGTGAGCGAGACACACGTCAACACCGCGGGATGGCGCCATGCCCGGACCTGA